In Mycolicibacter virginiensis, the DNA window ATGTCGATGACCGGCTCCCCGATCCGCTCGTCTCGGCGGGGAGGTTCCCGCTCGTAGGGGTCGGCCAGTTCCTGGTAATCGGCGCTGGTCAGATTCGGTTCCGGGTTCACGGCTGGCGGTCCCGCGGCGGCCGCTCGGGCCGCGGCTGCACCTGCCCCGCGGCGATCTGCGCGTCGCTGATGCGCAGGAGCGCGAGAAGCTCCGGCGTGGGCTCCACGACCGGGACGTCTGCCGTCATACCCTCGACGGTACGCCGCGGCAGTGTCGGCGGCGGCGACGGTCATGGTGATGATTTTGCTCCAGGGAGCCGACAGCGGAGCTACTCTGACCGCCATGCAGCGCGTGCTCCTTCTCCGGCGCCGCGACGGGGTCTGACCAGGACCGGCTTCCCGTCGCGGGTTTCGTCGACGCGCCGGTCTGAGTCCCCTTTCGACCAGCCGGAGCACGCATCATGACCACTTTCGTTTCCCCCGCTGATTCCATTTCCTCGGACGCTTACACGTCCACCCGCGCCATCACCACACCCGCAGGACCACCCAATCCCGGCCAGCCCGCCTGGAACACCCAGCGCGGCTCGGCGATGCCGGTCCACCGGTACCGCAGCTTCGCTGACGAGGTCGAACCCGTCACGCTGGCCGACCGCACCTGGCCCGACCGCGTCATCGAACGCGCCCCGCTGTGGTGCGCGGTGGACCTGCGTGACGGCAATCAGGCGCTGATCGACCCCATGGGTCCAGAGCGCAAGCGCCGGATGTTCGACCTGCTGGTGGCGATGGGCTACAAGGAGATCGAGGTCGGTTTCCCCGCCGCCAGCCAGACCGACTTCGACTTCGTCCGCCAGATCATCACCGAGGGCGCGGTCCCCGACGACGTCACCCTGCAGGTGATGACCCAGTGCCGTGATGCGCTGATCGAGCGGACCTTCGAAGCCTGCGCGGGCGCATCGAGCGTGATCGTGCACTTCTACAGCTCCACCTCGATCCTGCAGCGCCGGGTGGTGTTCCGCGCCGACAAGGACCAGGTGCAGCAGATCGCAGTGTCGGCCGCCCGAAAGTGCCTGGAAGAGCAGGCCAAATACCCCGGCACCCGGTGGCGCTACCAGTACTCCCCGGAGTCCTACACCGGAACCGAACTGGCCTACGCCAAGGCGGTCTGCGACGCGGTCGGCGACGTGATCCAGCCATCGCCGGACAATCCGATCATCTTCAACCTGCCGGCCACCGTGGAGATGGCCACCCCGAACGTCTACGCCGACTCGATCGAGTGGATGAGCCGCAACCTGAAGCGGCGCGACTGCGTGATCCTGAGCCTGCACCCGCACAACGACCGCGGCACCGCCGTGGCGGCCGCGGAACTGGGTTATCAGGCCGGGGCCGACCGGATCGAGGGCTGCCTGTTCGGCAACGGTGAGCGCACCGGCAACGTCTGCCTGGTGACGCTGGGGCTGAACATGTTCTCCCGGGGCGTGGACCCGCAGATCGATTTCTCCAACATCGATGAGATCCGCCGCACCGTCGAGTACTGCAACCAGTTGAAGGTGCCCGAACGCCACCCCTACGGCGGCGATCTGGTCTACACGGCGTTCTCCGGAAGCCACCAGGACGCGATCAACAAGGGCCTGGATCAGATGAAGATCGACGCCGATGCCGCCAACTCCACGGTCGAGGAAATGACCTGGCAGGTGCCCTACCTGCCGATCGACCCCCGCGACGTGGGGCGCACCTACGAGGCGGTGATCCGGGTGAACTCGCAGTCCGGCAAGGGCGGCGTGGCGTATGTGATGAAGACCGATCACGGCCTGGTGCTGCCGCGC includes these proteins:
- the leuA gene encoding 2-isopropylmalate synthase, translated to MTTFVSPADSISSDAYTSTRAITTPAGPPNPGQPAWNTQRGSAMPVHRYRSFADEVEPVTLADRTWPDRVIERAPLWCAVDLRDGNQALIDPMGPERKRRMFDLLVAMGYKEIEVGFPAASQTDFDFVRQIITEGAVPDDVTLQVMTQCRDALIERTFEACAGASSVIVHFYSSTSILQRRVVFRADKDQVQQIAVSAARKCLEEQAKYPGTRWRYQYSPESYTGTELAYAKAVCDAVGDVIQPSPDNPIIFNLPATVEMATPNVYADSIEWMSRNLKRRDCVILSLHPHNDRGTAVAAAELGYQAGADRIEGCLFGNGERTGNVCLVTLGLNMFSRGVDPQIDFSNIDEIRRTVEYCNQLKVPERHPYGGDLVYTAFSGSHQDAINKGLDQMKIDADAANSTVEEMTWQVPYLPIDPRDVGRTYEAVIRVNSQSGKGGVAYVMKTDHGLVLPRRLQIEFSKVIQQLTDGEGGEVTPKEMWDAFADEYLNPIRPLERMHQKLIAAETDDGTDRIEAVVKVDGVETEIAGSGNGPLAAFVDALSRVGVQVHVLDYSEHAMSAGEGAQAAAYVEAQIGDVVVWGVGIAPSITTASLRAVVSAVNRAARGG